The Canis lupus familiaris isolate Mischka breed German Shepherd chromosome 1, alternate assembly UU_Cfam_GSD_1.0, whole genome shotgun sequence DNA window AAGCAGCCACCAGAGGGCTGCTTTTATTACACCTGTGAAGCTCTTGGATAAAACAAGACAGCCGTCTAACGTGGAGCTTCCCTTTGAGGAGAGTGAGCGGAGAGCTCTGCTTCTCAAGAAGTGGTCCCTGTGCAAGCATCAAGAGCACGCAAAGGAGAAGGATGCCATCACATCTATGCTTGAGTCCCAGCAGGAAGCTCTGCAGGGGCTGGAACTCATATCCCCAGAGCTACATTAGGAGGCTACCAAGCGGGACCCCAACTTGTTCCCCTTTGAAACAGAAGGGCCAGATTACACACTACCAATCTCCAGTTACCAGCCCCCTGAGGGCAGGTACCATGACATCACCAAGGTGTACACACAGGTGGAGTTTAAGAGATAGAGCTGCAGGCACATGTCCACAGAACACACTGCCCTTTTAACCCAGAATGAGCAGGGCACAGGCCTGCTTGTCACAGAATCAAGCATGCTGTGAATAAATacctttaataaagaaaaaaaaaagtagtagagtTGGTGCCACTGCCATGATAGGTGGGTGCTGAGGTATCAATAGTTTTGCTGTCACTTTTGATACCATCAATATAGATATTAAGACAGTGAAAAAGGCCAATAATGTCTTCATATTGCCATGAAAATAATACTGAATTTTGGTGCCCCTGAACGAGTCTCAGGGAACCTTTGAGATTCACTGGTAAATACCTTACTTTATTGGTAGTTACATTAgtaatattctaaattttctaagCTGGGATGCTCTACGAAGAAACTTCTCCCTATcagttattttgtttcttgaggtaCAGATCCtataggaaaagaaggaaaagtgctAAATTCATTCCCTTTAtgtactagtttttaaaataatgaagtggTTCTCTAACATCCTCTAAAAGCTACCAATTAGGGGTTTACTAAAATATCATAGGAACTTAcgaatttaaacatatttgatcAGTTTCAATTCATTACACTTATGATCATGATTGATAATGCTCAAATTATTCCATCTTTGTCTGATGggagcttatttcacttagttccTGTGTCCTTTGGCATGTCTAGCAGTCTTTGGCAGATACTTTGCCCTTCTGGTATGAAAAAACTCTCCAGATAATCTGAATCATTTCCTTTCCTAAATCTGGAATCAGgctttcttgttgttgttgccttttgtttttattttgttgttttccagatatttctttaaagaatcaTAGTTCCTTTTAGTGAGAAACAGTATTAGAGAAACAGAGTTTGGGTGCTAAGATCTCATTACTATagagtcaatttaaaaaaaaaaaacattttggagagctaagaaatgtttttgttcttttgcgggattttttgcctttcttttaagataaaatacattaTGAATTCATATTGACATTGTAGATTAAAATTTAGGACTatagagttctttttaaaaaaaaattcattgatctGATAACTCTGTCTCCTTTCAGTTGTGCCAGAAATATTGGATCTCAACACCAACATTACTCATTTGATTTATGCCACATTATACACATAATAATCTCTGTGTAATAACTCAAATACTACCATCAACAGTCTCATAATTGAAAACAGTTTACTCtctgttgctgtttttcttttttcctccggGCAATCCCATCAGACATGTATGGTCAAATTACTACTTTTAAAAGACTCCTGGATAGCTCCTGTCTATGTAGTTATGCTACTACAAAcaaacaatttcattttatttctttttttttatatatttttatttattcatgagagacacagggagagaggcagacggagaagcaggctccatgcagggagcccgatgtgggacttgatctcaggtctccaggatcacaccctgggctgcaggcagacacttaaccactgggccacctgggcgccccaatttcattttatttctaatttggggagattacattttaaaatttatttttattttatgcttatgTTTCATGGTTTCACAGCCAAATccatgaaacaaaattatttaaagtctAAGTCCTGTCCCCATCCCTTCCACCATTTCCATCCATTTCTTTTTGggtaatcatttcaaaaattatagGGCATATATTCATGACTCCTCTTCCTTAAATAAAGAGGAGCATGCTGTAAGCATCTTCCTccagcttgccttttttttttttttttttcaaatagtgaTATCCTGGAGATCACTCCATGCTAGTGGGTGGAGATAGTCTTCATTCCTTTTAACAGTTGCCAACTACTTCATTGTGTTAACTTCTTCCATATCTTATTCCATCAGTTCCTTATTGATTGGACATTTGGACTGCTTCCAGTATTTAGCTAATACAAATAGTACTGTGATGGGTGGTCTTATCCATACttaattaagaacattttttttcactagTATTATTTGGGGGACAGATTCATAAAAGCAGGATTGCTAAACTGAAGGGTAAATAAACATGAGATTTGCCGGATATTGCAAATCTCCCTCGATTGGGGTTGTgctgatgatttttttctcatttctccaccTACCATTTTATGCTGCACTTTGAGATGCTGGCACTGGGACTCAGTGTACCACATTTCTGATGTatcagcaggctccctgttgagttTTGGTTAACAGTGGGTTAAAAGTAGACTGCaaggcaggaaaaagaaggaaggactTGCAGTCTTCTGCTGTGTTCTGTCTTCCTGTCAGGGTCCCCCACAATAGTTTTTCATCCAATAAGAGTAGGATTCAGTTTCTAACTTTCTAAACTCCTAGAAACCTGTCTGAGGTTTCTGCTTCAGCCAGTCACCAACCCACCCCAGAAACCTCTTCTCTGTGGGGCCTCCTTTGAACTCCTGGTGTACCTGCACCAGAGAGAGGGTGCCTCTTTCCTCAAAGGTCTGATTCTAGCTCACAGGGTCTTTTCTCATAACCAATCAGGCAGCTTGCCTTTCTCCTAACCAATCAAGCAGCACAGGTTTCTCAGGATTCTAGGTCCCGGCTCAGCAGGGCTCCTCCTCCAAGTGTCTGTATTCTCATAATCCCAACCTCGTTTCTTGGTTTACCTCAACTTTTAGGGATAATAGCTACTTCCTGGACTTACTACATTATGATACTgagggttatttttgttttttttttgtttttttagattcaatACTTGGTTAATAGTTCTTTTAAAACTTAGGTAATGTGAACTTCAACTTGAATTTGTCCTGGTGTACAATATAAagaatgtataatttatattttttctgggCAGGTTCCTGAAGACCCCCTTTCCTTGCCCATTTCACTAGCAAGCTCTCTGAAGTCAGAACACCCTTGGTAAGAGCATACTGCCAAGACCATGACCATCCAAGAGGGTCTGGGCTCACTCAGATAAGATAGCTGAACAACCCCTAGAGAAAATCCGAAACTAGACTTTGGTAAAACTGATAAACTGAAAGGTTTTAAAGATGTAGTCAGGACATCTACTACACCTGGGTTTGTCAACTATCCTTTTAGGAATGGGGCTTTGCTATTCTAAGGATCTGATGCTCCACCCAGGTTTTATGTTGACACATAAAGTCTGAGATTTCATACGTATGTCAAAAGTGGTCTCAAAAGTCAGAGTTTCAAAACTGCAATGCACACTACCTATCTCCAAAGCTGGAAAAGTGATAAGAAGTTCTAATTATGTGCCACTTTCTTGTAAGTTACGGATTTAAGAGTTTTAGAATATATCTTCcaattgcaaaattaaaaaaaatatattttatttttcagtaatctctatatTTGACATAGGGCTCAaattcataaccccaagatcaagagtcttgtGGTATAtccactgagccagctaggtgtcccTCAACAGcaaatttaaatcaaataagaaggaataaagatttacaaaaacaaaacaaaacaaaacagaaaacatgaaattaCTTTGCTTCAAAAGAGATGACCTACAACCCCCTAAGCCATCTGGAGCGAAATAGACCTCAGGAAGTAATCTGCATCAAATTGTTTGTCCTAACTCCTGAATTGAAGTCAACTGTTAGATGGgaacaactaatatttattaaatttgtacACCTGGTCATAAATTGAGGGATTTCATTGTTGTGATTACATAAATAACTTGCACTTGTCTGAAATAGCTTTCAtcaatataatttcatttgtatgagATTATACAACCTAAGTTTAAGGTATTTTGctgacagatttaaaaaaaaaaagagagagagtcctaagaGCTGCCtattattatttaacaaaatactcCACCAATCATTTTTATCTTCGGAAACACTGGACTAATACTTTCCCCTTCTTTGTgggtgcattaaaaaaaaatagaccgtTTGGGGATTACCAGAGATAAGAggataagaatttttaagaatgaatCTCATTTTATTGTAGATCACTATTAGCATCTTGTTTGGCTAGCTTTCTGTTAGTGACCTTCTGGTCTCTGAGttcttgaacatcttttttttttttttttaccctttgttCCTTCCTTAAAGAAAGTCCTGTTATAATAGAAATGAATCATCTAATGGTATCCTGCTGCGACTCCCTACTGCTCCTTGTCTCTCCTTCTTGCATATATGTGTTGTCACACACAAGTATAATGTATACAGCTCAGACATTTTAACAGACGCCTCCACCCAGCCTGCCGCTACTGTAGTTGCCAACCCAACGCCTCTCTCCCAGCCACTGGAGCACAGATTGCCCGTTACATCACTCAAGTGTATTGTTCTCATTTCTCCCGATGGCATATGTTCCTTCTAGAGGCTTTTTAGCTCAGAATTAGGGAGAGGTGAAACATATTCTGCATtttgatattaatattatatatacttgaCTTTTACAAGGCTAGACACCCTAGGGACTGACATTTAATAGATGTtaatggaatttaatttttacaCACCCTGTGTGAGAacatttatctttgaaataaaatgctATGAAACCTTATGTGGCAccaagaaaatttcaaaacaaattatttttcactctATATCCTTAAGTTATGGAGTTGGAGCAAAGTGGAAAAGCTGTTTATTgatatttacaatttaaaacCTGAATATAATTATCATTCATTGATTAACTGAGAGCACCAGTAAGGCATTTTGCCAGAGGTATGACCAGtacaaaacaattctaaaatggtgcctaaaaagaaacttttttcacAGCCTacttttccttgattttcatTAGGCAAGAAGTTCTTTCTGCaataaatgagtgaacaaataaataaatctggtcccaaacatattaaataataaacagaatGATAAATgttacatacatttttatgtaagaaaaaaaactctAATAAAGCAATACCACTCAGAAGTACTTGTAAAATTATAGGTACTTGACAGTGTGTGTTGAGTAAATTAATTTGTTCTAAGGCTATGCCTAAGAGCATAATGGCCACTTGTTTTGTTTAAGTGCATTTTTGTCTGGATGTGAAATATAGTTTAATTTCAGATTTTGGCTAATGTTATGATTCAAAGAATTTGGATAATTAATtaaagatattagaaaatatcACCTTTGTAATCTTCCTAATTCATGaactaatacattaaaaaatcccTATCCATTTATTCTCTACATAGTTAAAATGCTGAAATTTCTCCAGTTCCAATTCATGAAGAAAACTCTTCTCTTTTCTACCTCAGTGACTGGCACTGGAATGCCTACAGAATAAACATttgatgagtaaatgaatgatttTGACAGCAGCCAAGCACTTACagaaaaaatgaagtaatatagCACATTGCAAGgagcagatgaggaaacggaTCTGGCTGTTGCCCTGGTTCTGTCACGAGCTAGCTGTGTGAACTTAGGTTAGTAAATGTGGATGTTTGAAATAATCTTGAAGGGCCTCCTACCTCTCAAATCCTATTTCCAAATCTTAAAGTTAGCCAATCATTCCTGCCAGTTTTACTTTGGACTTTGCCATGGGTAGAGACACACTTAGGCTATAAAATCTCCGCATTTGAAGTTACATGCCGTAGCCTCCAGAACTAAATCTGCTTAGGTTCGCTATGCTACGGCAAGCAGTAGAAAGATAGAAGCCTGAGGGTTCACACATAAAAGATGTAAGCAAATGTAGGAGACAAGTAGGATATCTAGAAAAAGCATCTCTACAGTTCACAAGTCTCCAGAGAGCAGGTTTTCTCTAGAGGTAACAGTAAGTTTTATTTATGACTGATTAACAATTGATTAATTTATAAAAGGCATCCCTTCCAAAGAGAGCACCAGAATGCTTTATTTCCTAATTGGATGGTGACTTTGCACATAAATAAAGGAGAATCACTGCTGCCTGTTGGGGAGACAGTTTGACGCTGCAGGTTTGTTCTTGTCTCCGTCCTGATTTactgtatgaccttgggccagtcattTATCTTCCCCTAAACCAGTTTCActaattataaaatggaaataaaaatacctgCTGCCTTCACAGAGGATTAATGAGACAAGGTGAATGTCTAAGCTCCCATAGGGGAAAGGCTGTGTATAAGCAAGCAAAGAACTGCTAAGCAGCCCTGTTGGACTTTCCTCACAACGTGGGAAAGAAAAAGTCTGCAacgggggttcctgggtggctcattcagttaagtaaggatctgcctcctgctctggtcctgatcctagggtcctgggatcaagcccctcattggtctccctgctcagcggggagactgcttctccctctgtccctccccctgcttgtgcacattctgtctctgtcaaataaataaataaaatctttaaaaaaggaaaaatcccaCAATGATAAAGTCCTGGAGTTTTAAGCTTCCTAGTCTCAAAAGAGGGACTCCCTTCTTACAAACAGTCCCACTGCTTCCTCCAGCATACAGTGAGTGCCTGGGAAGGTTAGCAGCTAGGAGATAGGAGCTGAATTTATCCCTCCAGAGTTCTAACCCTTGCTCCACCGTGAACAGTGACATCTGGGAGGGGGTAGGGGAGCAGATTAGTGTTCtgcttcctcaatttcttcttctgtaagaTACTGGATATAATATTACTTAGAGACATGGAGACGCACCCATAGGTAGATGCCTGACATACAGTGAGTTCCAAATAAGTATCTCCTATAATCTAGGTCTTCAGCAGCATAAATCAGGCTGCTGAAATATTTTCCTCCTAAAAGTCTAAGGTCCTTATGAAAGAGCGGCGGGGTGTAAAGATAAACGTGATGcaacatttgtgatttaaaaGGGGCGCAGGGAACTACTATAAAGCTTTGATTCAGCTCACTTTCCTAcggtgaataaaatatttggacAACGCCTTAAAATTCGCCTGCGCGACCGCAAGGGGACACTGTGAGTCTGCTTTGGCCTGGGAGAGGCGGCGGCAGCGCCGGGCGGAGAGGGCTGGGTGCTCCTAGCATCCCAGCGCCCAGGAGAAGCGCACCCGGAGCTTGGGCTCGGGAAGGAGTGGCCCTGACggcccggcggggggcgggggcgggggcccacAGGTAGCCCGACCGCCCCTCGCGCCCATCCCCTCCCACTCCGCAACAGGTTCCCTTCTGGCAGGTTCTTCCAGGCAGCTCGCTGTTCTTAACGTGGGAACCGCTAGTGCCTGAGCTTGGGAACCAGACACCCTTCCTCTGCAACCCCCCCAAATTGTAGGGAACATTTTTGGGTGCCCCTGCGTCGGGTGTTttgctggggggaaaaaagggtgaAAGCAGTTGTTTGGTGCTTTAAGGGGCCTGTGTCCCTAAAGGGGTTAAGCTCTTCTGATTTAGGGAAAGaggacccccccccgcccctttgccaaaaaaaaaaaaaaaaagccaaatgcgCAGTTCTGGAAACGAGTCTGAAATCACCAGTCGTCCGTCTCCGAGGTCCGGGGCTCGCGGCTGGCGCTCCCCACCGGCGCCCGGCGTAGGTCCTGAAATAGCCCAGGTGGGAAGTTGAATCGCCCTTCTGCGAAGACCGGGAGGACCGTGAACTTGCTCCACCAAGTACCTGGACGCAAATTCTCTAAGCCCCGGGAAGAGGGGACGCGGTCGGATGACACGGAGATGTAGGCGAGGCTCTGGGTCTGGTGCACCTGCCGCCCGCGCCCCCACGCCCAGGCGTTCGCCCCGGCGCTGAGCAAGACCGGGAAGCTCGACCGACTCCGCTCCCCGGAGGGCAGGGCCGCGCGCGCAGAGGCCCGGCCGGGCTGGCGTCCCCGCGTCCCCGCGACCCCGGGCAGCGGCGAGCTCCGCTCCGCAGGCTCCAGGACGGGGCGCCGGCAGCCACCCTGCACCGCCGCCCGGCGCTCGAGCGGAACCCGGGGGTGGCCCGGACGCCACGGCGGAGCCCGGCGGGGCAGGGGGCCGCGAGGAACGCGCCCAGCGCGGCGGGAGCTACGACCCCGTCCCCAACTTTCGCAGACTCGGGGGCCCGGGAAGGCAGAGccgggcagcagcagcagcagcagctccttcGAGCGCCCCGGGCAGCGCGGGCCGGAcgcgcctccccccccccgccccgggccccgggtccccgccgccccccgacACTGGCCTCGCAGTGGCCTCGCGGGCCGAAGCCGGGGCGGCTGGGGAGGAAGGGCGCGCGCAGACCTCCTTCCACGGGCCGGGGAAAGCGGGTTAGAGAGAGCCGCACGGAGCGCCCCGAGGTAGCCGCCTGAGCCCCGCGGCTccggagcccccccgccccgccccgccccgccccgaggaCCGCAGCGACTCGCGCTCGCGGGGACCATGCGGCGCGCGGCTCCCGGCGGGTCCCGGCCCAGCACACTCCGGGGCGGCCCCGCGCGCCGCTGACCCGCGCGAGTCCCGCGGCTgagccggccccgcccccgcccccgccccgcccgccgcgcccctccccgccccctccctccccgcggcggcggcggcggcggcgcatcCAGGGGCGGCGCGGAGCGGATCGGCCGGCCGCCGGCGCCTGCGAGCTCCCGGCTGCGGGGGATTCACTTTGCCGCCCTTACGCTTCTCCGTCCTCGCGCTCCCCGGGGCCTCCGGGCGCCGGCCCTCGCCTGGCCTCTCCGCGGAAAACTTGGCCATTCCCCGTCCCCTAGGAGGAGAGGCTCCAAAGTTCCGAGAACTGGTGCCGCGGCGGGGCTGCGGTCCCACCATGTGCACCAACATAGTTTACGAGTGGCTGAGAGCGCTGCAGCTCCCGCAGTACGCCGAGGCCTTCGTGGATAACGGCTACGACGACCTGGAGGTGTGCAAGCAGATCGGGGACCCGGACCTGGACGCCATCGGGGTGCTGGCGCCCGCGCACCGCCGCCGCATCCTGGAGGCCGTGCGCCGGCTGCGGGAGCaggacgccgccgccgccggcctcTACTTCACGCTCgagccgcagccgccgccgccgccgccgccgccgccgcccgcggtcGCCGTGCCCTCCGGCCGCCGGGGGGAGCCGTGCGGCGGcgcggccccgggcccccgcgGGGACCCCCGCAGCAGGGAGCTGGTGAGCTACCCCAAACTGAAGCTGAAGATCATGATCAGGGATAAGCTGGTCCGCGACGGCATCCACCTGAGCAAGCCCCCGTACTCCCGCAAGGTAAGCggcggcgcgcggggcgcggggggcgcgggggcgcggggggcgcggggcgcggggggcacgGCCAGGCGCCGCGCCCCTTCCAGCGACCACGGGGGGCAAGGGTGCCTCGGGCACCGGAGgtcctcttctctgccccttctgTATTCGCTCTTCAATCCTTGCTTGCTGGTGTCACCTGCGGTCGCCAAGACGCGGTCCCCACTCCCAGGTGTCGGTTCTAAACCAGGACCGAGCCCCCGCCTAGGCTCCCGAGCTCACCTGCCGGGAACCCGAGCGCGGCGCTGCCTCGCGAGCAGAGGCCGGTCCACATGCCCTGCCCAGCGGGGTTCAGGTCCGAAGGGGGCCCGGGTGGGGAATACCACCCcgctctcttttttcttgttctcttccctGGCTTTCTGAGAAACTTCCAAAAGGGAAATTGGCCAACTCTAGAAATCCACGCCCTGTTGCTCTCAGTTCCCTGGAGTCGaatccctgccctgccctgccgcAGATTTGGAAAGTGAACCACTGACCTGGACATCCTGGGGGGACATCCCATGTCCACTTGGGAGGAGTTTCTTCGACTTAAGTGCAGGGAGGTGATCAGTGCTAAAGACGCTGGAGATAATGGGGCCAGTAAGGGTCTCCTGCCCGGGTCTTTGCTGGGGCACCAGTTGGGTTTACTGTTAATCCAGATGAGACGAAGCAGGTACAGCTGTGAGTTCTGGAAAGTCTGAGTCGACTCACGTTTGGAAACAGAGAGCACAGCCCAAAGAAGTGAGATGTTCAGTGGCCAGAGAGGAATTCCCTGGGGCGGAAGCCACAGAAGGAGCCCAGGGGTTATGGCAACTGCTCTGTGAGGAAGCCTGAACTACGGACCTGGGCAAGGAATAAATAAGCAACAGAAAGTCTGCTTTTCATACAAAAGCTCGCCCTCCAGCTGACTCTGCCCAGTTTGGGTTTCTGGATGCATCCGGGTAGAGGGTCCTGTCTTCAAAGGGAAAAGTAGGCAGTATAGGCAGTCCCCAAGCCTGCTCCTTGTTACCCAGGGAAaggagccccctcctccctcccagctggAAATCCTATAGAGAAGCCCAGAGGGAAACGGTGGCAAAGAAGCTGCAGCTGGGGATGGGGGTCGGGGGGCAGCTGTCCCCACAGCTCCCGAACCCAGAAACATGGATCATCTCAAAGTTTTGCGTCACTTGATTTGCTTTATATTCTTAAGTAAAGGTCATAATGTCCGGATTTAAGGAAAGGCAAGCAAAAACTTGGTAAAAAGTGGGTAAGATAGATGAAAATGAAGGGTTTCATATTATCCGCATGTTATcttgtaagagagagagaggcaatttGGGTAACCTGCTTGGGAGTATAAATGTGtcttatgaaaataaataggGCAGGTCTGAAGGACGGTTGGCCTCAAATTAAGCACATATTCCGGTTACCCGCTCTGGGTTACTGATGTGTGCCTCCGGCAGGGGAATAGAGAGGAAAGCGTGCTTTTCCCAGGCAGGTGGAGTTAGTTAAGGCTGGCGTGGATAGACGGGTTGGACCCCTGAAGGTGCGTTCCTGGAGATAGCAGGCCACAGGAGCTCAAGGCGGCCCGACCCCTGTGATGTACATCGCGGGAAGTGACTTGGGTGCGGGTGGAGAAGATGTGAGCGCGTGGGCACAGGGTGAGGGCACAGGTCAAGGCCTGGGCAGGAGGAGATACAGAGAACAAGGTGTGTCACCAGGGCTTGCTTATCCTTCAGGAACAGGGCTGTGTCCAGGCAAGAGGGCAGAGGCGACGGTGGGCTGGAGAGGAGAGCTGAGTGCAGGAAGCGTCACGTTTGGGCCTGGTACTTAACACAGGCACAGATATCAAACTTAGAAGCCGAGAAAGATTCTTGTATGGACATGAAATGTGTGGGTGTCGGCCTCAGACTGTACCCTCCTGCCCAGATCAATGTGTAATATTTGAGCAAGTGCAAATTTCACCTTGTGTCATAATACTGCTTATTTTCCGTCTACGTGATTCTTTCCGCCAACTCCTGTATAAATCCCATAACAACGTTTGGTAACGAAGGTACATCCCATTTGCTTTCCGTACACATTTAATTCTGGTTCTTGACTTGAtgaaagaataaagtgggggCAGAAGTGTTTTCGTACCTCCACTGACGCTCCGCCTGGGGGCCAAAAAAATAGAGATGACAAACTGAACTGtaaaaaaagttcttttcctgtacttttatatatttgttacaaGAAAAGCCTGCAGTCAGAACTGGAACATAATTTTAACGCACGCAGGTGTGTAGAGCCAGATCACGTTGGTCATTCTGGATTTGTTGCTTCTGTGTGCGTTGCCTCTACAGTTTtgggttttaaattatttaagaattgTCTTCTGACGCAGCTTGTTCCTGGGCAGACAGCACTAGgacttttctgtaaaataggatCCACATTATAGTGTCTCGAGGCTCCGTGGCTGTGTCATGATCAGAATGAGCAGGTGTTCATTAAGTGCTTTTGGGATTCTCCTTATTCGAGGGAGCCTCGCATTTCATTTATGGCCATTTGCATCCTTGATCCCTGTGGTTTTTTTGTGgatggtgttttttttgttttgttttgtttttgtattttggcgAGAATAGTAGATGGCTTGAAAGCAGGTTTATACCATGGATGGTCAAGGCGGGAATAGCAAATCTTTACAGAGGAAAGTAAATTGAAGAATTTTCCCAAGAATCACCAGAAAGGACCTTAGGATTCTAGGATTTGCTTCAGGAACAGTTAAAGTTTGGGGTACTGTGCTGCTGTTCTGGGTTCATCTTACCAGCTGTTGCCACCTTCCCTTCTTAGATGAATTACAGTGTAAGTAAAAGGTaagttttgctttgctttccaaAGACAGTAATTAAAAGCTAAGTTCAAAGTAAGttctttgttttccaaagcaggTCTGCAGCTTTAGAAAACAGGAGCTTGGAAAGAACACTGCTTGCAATCAAAAAGCGATTGGATGAGTCCCTTTTCTGTCCTGTATTTAGCTTCTGTGACTGCTGTGATTAGTGGAATGGGCAATGTTTTCATGGGGTAGGGATTAGATACAACTGTATACATACTATCTCAGTACTTCACCTGGCTTCCCTTCCAGCCTCTAGGCTCTAGATTACTCTGCTTGGCCAGTTGCAGaagccctgccctccaggaactTGAGGTGAAGCAGGGAAGACATAAAATGGAATGAACAGTAATGCTAAAGTGTGATGATTGCTCTGGTGGGGAGTACATGATGCCATGGACAGGTGCATCCAACTGCATTTGCAGGGAGGTGGGTCAGGGCAGGCTTTCTAGAACTTGGCATTTGGTCAGAGAACTGAAGTTTGGGAGGGTTTGGACTGAGGAAGAGCAGGATCCTAAGGGGAAGAATATTCTAGACAGAACAGTACGTGCAAAGGCCAAGATCCCAGGGAATTGAGCATGCAATGGGGCAACGGGAATTTAAGGGGATTAAGTCTGGCTGAAGCACAGAATGCCTGGAGGGAAAGgcaagagatggagagacaggcagtggctggtcctggatgGCTTTGAACTCATATTTAGGAATTTGGAGTGTATCTTGAGAGGGGGGCTGTTGATGGATCCTGACCAGGGGCAGGGTGAACAGCTAGGTTGTTGCAGAGTCAGGAGGGATTTGCTGGTGGCCTGGACTGTGTGGCCGTGGGGGTGGAGCAGTGGGGGTAACTGAGAGGTGGAATGGATGACAGTGTGGATGCCCGGGGTGCAAGGAGAAAGGTCGAGATGACGTGCAGATGTCTGGGTTATGATTATGATGCTATTCTCTGACGAGGTAAGGGACTCAAAAGAAGAGCACATTTGGGGAGAAAGATGTTACCTTCAGGTATaaacatacagaatattttcattcccTTAAAAATCCTCTCGTGTTCCTCCTCCCTagaacccctggcaaccactaatctttttccTGTTTCGATAGTTTTCTCTAGAACATCCTACAGTTGGAAGCATCCGGTATGTAGTTCTTTTGgatcagcttctttcacttagcagtgTGCATTTAAGGTTCCCCCATGTCACCTCAtggcttgacagctcatttctCTTTAGCGCT harbors:
- the SAMD5 gene encoding sterile alpha motif domain-containing protein 5, with amino-acid sequence MCTNIVYEWLRALQLPQYAEAFVDNGYDDLEVCKQIGDPDLDAIGVLAPAHRRRILEAVRRLREQDAAAAGLYFTLEPQPPPPPPPPPPAVAVPSGRRGEPCGGAAPGPRGDPRSRELVSYPKLKLKIMIRDKLVRDGIHLSKPPYSRKVPMAGILEYLMNWPKSSQNR